The Candidatus Thorarchaeota archaeon region AGGCGTGGGACGCAAGTTGGTTTCAGAAGCTGAAAGCATTTTGAAGAAGAAACAGGCCCAACGAATAGTGATTCGGTCCCCTCCTAGTGCCTACAACTTCTGGATGAAGCTTGGCTACTTCAAAAGAGGTCAACTAACATGGATTGAAGATGAAATCGAAGATATCCCCGTCATGCGGAATTCAAGCATCTCAACCCATCGACTAAGGGGCCTCAATGATTTGCCAGACTCTCTTGCGTTTTCTCATTTCGCTCTTGCTGATTCCTTGGCGAAAGCGGCTAGCGATGTTATTGACAAGGGGGAAGTTGGTAGAGTATTCGAGTTCAAGAGGGAAGGGAAACCGATTGGGGCCGGTGTAGTTGTCAAGAGAGACGCAAAAAAGGCTGAATTTGTAGCAGATATAGTCCCTGATGCGCTGGATTACTTCTCTGTAATCGTAAGCAGAACTGCCAGAGCAGCGAATCCTTGGACCACTAAGACGGCCTATAGTGTTATTCCTGATGATTCACTTGGGCAGTATATTGAGTCCGCCACGTGGGATATCAAAGAAGCACGTGATATCCCCGTGATGAAACTCCTATAATCTCTATTCGCTCTTGGTTGTACCCGTTACCAATGGTATGACCCAATTAGTGAACACAAGAACTGAACCAACGGCCCATATGCTGCTCAGATTGAAGTGCCAGACAAGTATTGGGATTGTATTGATTCCTAGGGAGACAAAAAGCCCAAGAATAACCGCGAAGAATATCAAATCAACCACAAGTACTGGCCTCAGTGGTTGTCCCTTCTTCTTTCTGTACAGTGGGATTAGTATGGCTATTCCTAGCAGCCCTATTGCGCTTACTATTTCTTCAGTTCTAAGACTAGCGAAACCAAAGATTTCGGTAATTTCAGTGGTCTCTCCTTCTGGCGTAGTAACTACTATCTTCACATCGTGTTCCCATTTGCTGTAGCTATTAGTATCTATGTGGAAGGTGTATTCTCCCGTGGGTACTGTTCTATTGATTAGTCCTTCAACGGGTTCATCATCTACGTAAACTGTGACATTTACTGTTTCCCACCCGCTCTCGATAGTTATGGTGAATCTAGCCATACCCACCACTATGTCTGTAGTTGGAGATTTGAATGAGACTTCTGGAAGACCGAAATTATCAATCACCAGAGTCATTCTGGATGCCCATTTGTGGCCGTACAAATCATATGCCTTGAATGTGAAATTTGCCTCACCTTCTGGATATGGCGTCGTATTCAGTGTAAAGGAACTGCGCCCTTTTGGTAAGGTAATATTTTCTACATCGGGTGCTAGCTCGCCTTCGACATAAGCTGAGAACGTCACATTATCGTAGGGTGTGAATACCTTTACTGAGATTTCCTGATTACCTGAAACCGTATCGAACATGGCAAGACCAGAAATGGCAAATCTAACATGATCTAGAAACTCGAGTTGGATGCTTGTTGAATCCGTGAGGCCTTCTTCTGTGTAGACAAGTAGGTCTATTTGGTGAATTCCATTTTCAAACTCGCTACCGTTAATCATTACGCTGTAATTGCCGCCTGTTACAGGCACAGATGCAGCACTGTAGCTGGGCACTAGTTCTCCATCTACGCTTACGTTCAAGAATACCGATTCATAGTCTGCAGTTATGTTTACGGTTATAGAATCGAAGCCAGTGAATGTAGAATTCTCGTCTGGAGCTAGGATTTCGATCATGGGAGGACCATGATTATTGACCGAGAAGACGAGTGGAAAACTCTCTTTTTCGGGTGTTACTAGGTCCTGGTTAATGAATAGAAATGTGAAATTTACATTTCCTTCTGACAAATTCGTTGTGTCAATCGTAAAATTCTGTTCTCCAGTGGTAATTGGTGTGTTATTATAGTCAGGATACTCTTCTCCGTCAGTATAGAGAGTCACATTGAGTGGTCCCGCCGAGCTTGTAATATTCAGTGTGATATTAGAAAGCCCTGAAATTTCAGTATTATTTGCGGGGGAAATGAGATCGATGGTGATGTTTTCAGAATCGAATCCGGCTGCTACATATGGATTTGCATTGATAAACGGGGCCGTATTCTTTGGTAATGTCTGGATGTTGTGCTGTGGCTGGATTGCTCCAAGGAGAACCATTGACACTGCGAGGGTTATCACGAATATCTTCCTGTTTCTCATAAAGTACCCTTCCTGATACTAACGAAGCGGAGCTTGGCGCTTGTTGGGTGAGTTCGTGGTGAGTTTTTAAAGATAGCGCCAGTTTCATTGCTGTACAACGCTTCGGAGTTTTTCCGGTGCCAATGCCTTATTTACTGATTGATAGGTTCTATCTATGCGGAACTCGATGAAGAATGGAGCCCTCGACTTGAAAGGCCTGATCACAAAAATAGAGAGATGCTCAACAGAGGATGGCCCCGGGATACGAACAACAGTCTTTCTAAAAGGGTGTCCAATGAGATGCCTCTGGTGTCACAACATAGAAGCAATTGATAGCGACCCCCATCTTGTATGGCATGAATCGAAGTGCATAGGCGATTTAGCTTGTATCGAAGCGTGTCAATACAAAGCTCTAGAGATGACTAGGTCAGGTTTGATTATCGATCGAGAAAGATGTTGTCTGTGCAGGACGTGTGAGGAAACATGTCCGTCGGGTGCATTGGAAATCATAGGTACAGAGTGGGAACCTATGGAACTTGTTGAAGAGATTGCTCGAGATTCTGTATTCTTCGAACAATCCGGCGGTGGTGTGACATTTTCAGGAGGCGAACCCACACAACAGATTGATTTCTTGGAAACGGTTGCCAAGGCCCTCCACCAAGAAGGAATTCATGTTGCTCTTGATACTTGTGGATACTGTAATGAGCAGGTCCTGTTGCGTGCAATCAACAACGTTGACTTGATTCTATACGATCTCAAGATTATGGATCCAGTTAAGCACAAGGAATACACAGGCGTACCCCTAGACGTCGTAATTGACAACGCTCGTCTTATTGGGCAGACACGCATTCCTACTTGGGTCCGTACCCCGGTGATTCCAGGTTACACGGATTCGAATCAAAATATCATGAGTATTGCTCGATTCATACGGGAAAAACTACCAAATGTGCAGCGATATGATCTCTTAGCATTCAATCGGATGTGTACAGAAAAATATCATCTGCTTGGACAAGAGTACCCTCTTGAAGAGGTGTCTTTGATGACTGAAAATCGAATGGAGGAGCTGGTTGATATAGCTCGACATGAAGGTCTCGAAGAAGTTGAATGGTCGGGAATAACTCGAAGAAGGAACTCAGTTGGGGGGTAAGCCATGAAGACTTGGGAATTCGAATGCAAAGACGGCGAATCTGTATTCATTCGACATGCAAGGCTTTCTGATGGACAGAATATGTTTGAGGGATTTGCTGAAGTTGTTGCAGAGAAGAAGTGGCTCCCCACCTTGGACACAACAACTAGCCTTGCCCAATGGTTTGATTGGATTGAACGGAGCAAAGATACAGATGATGTTATACTTGTAGCTTTGATAGACGGACACTATGTAGGCCACTTGACATTGAGGCCAGAGCGGTGGGATGCATCAGAACATGTTTGTAGACTTGGTATCATTGTCCGGAAGCCCTATAGGAACACAGGTGTCGGCAAAGCATTGATGACTGCTTCTGAAGAAGCCGCTCATGATGCCGGATTTGAGAAAATTGTTCTGAGCACACTATCTAACAA contains the following coding sequences:
- a CDS encoding GNAT family N-acetyltransferase, encoding MKTWEFECKDGESVFIRHARLSDGQNMFEGFAEVVAEKKWLPTLDTTTSLAQWFDWIERSKDTDDVILVALIDGHYVGHLTLRPERWDASEHVCRLGIIVRKPYRNTGVGKALMTASEEAAHDAGFEKIVLSTLSNNTTAIALYRSMKYREIGIRRNHFKMPNGYVNQVLFEKLLQ
- a CDS encoding GNAT family N-acetyltransferase, producing MMIREGKMWDCNDLLTVYQTTRWSEEYTAEQVKQEHRLVGLERWGWLVAEKDDQVIGEIIFRVEPTPNKGLVGIVRSIDVDIRFQKQGVGRKLVSEAESILKKKQAQRIVIRSPPSAYNFWMKLGYFKRGQLTWIEDEIEDIPVMRNSSISTHRLRGLNDLPDSLAFSHFALADSLAKAASDVIDKGEVGRVFEFKREGKPIGAGVVVKRDAKKAEFVADIVPDALDYFSVIVSRTARAANPWTTKTAYSVIPDDSLGQYIESATWDIKEARDIPVMKLL
- a CDS encoding glycyl-radical enzyme activating protein produces the protein MKGLITKIERCSTEDGPGIRTTVFLKGCPMRCLWCHNIEAIDSDPHLVWHESKCIGDLACIEACQYKALEMTRSGLIIDRERCCLCRTCEETCPSGALEIIGTEWEPMELVEEIARDSVFFEQSGGGVTFSGGEPTQQIDFLETVAKALHQEGIHVALDTCGYCNEQVLLRAINNVDLILYDLKIMDPVKHKEYTGVPLDVVIDNARLIGQTRIPTWVRTPVIPGYTDSNQNIMSIARFIREKLPNVQRYDLLAFNRMCTEKYHLLGQEYPLEEVSLMTENRMEELVDIARHEGLEEVEWSGITRRRNSVGG